A genomic stretch from Podospora pseudoanserina strain CBS 124.78 chromosome 3, whole genome shotgun sequence includes:
- a CDS encoding hypothetical protein (COG:S; EggNog:ENOG503NWS5) — MKVSRRIDGSICGAILFLHRPSSSTSSTWQWQTNILPVCYNHGGGSGRGFLNHHHRSTAPLHYALTLPTLRRFSTIRFWSSFRPSLAYLAKSNTARAIPPAPANDETSPLCSEPDPGSETVHPPPGHSKEELLALVDPYDGEPIAPLSDYVQLHADPYMRGYAQADTPKISLAKTKEQVEYPAPDEVIRPRNQQDEQILFELRFAVRYYLIKPEMGDLDTVYSLYQRLPEPKILHLDANFRHQLLKALGQPPKLNARSMMRYFTVIGDVKNSGIALTRSEWNRVIHFGSKYVGRITEVENEQALKMWREMEIDAGIKGNDVTFNILFTVACKAGNFVLAEMIYKEMEKRGHVYNRYHYVSLIYYFSLKYETGGMRAAYREMVEQGEIVDTVVLNAMMSGLLRAGEETAADRIYERMKAANSDLGEVPVKGGVMTERAITQVLMMMGKLGRRFPEQRERFQSMALTTPDLQTYRILVNYYGKQGDLGRVARYVDEMKYFQIPLHGAIFLALFKGFARHGRLHRSAWSERHLEEIFKALLRAVGERGGR, encoded by the coding sequence ATGAAAGTCTCCAGACGAATTGACGGGTCGATATGCGGCGCGATCCTCTTTTTGCACCgcccgtcgtcgtcaacgTCGTCGACCTGGCAATGGCAGACCAATATCTTACCTGTGTGTTATAACCATGGCGgagggtcggggaggggtttTCTgaatcatcaccaccgctcgACAGCCCCGCTTCACTATGCCTTGACCCTCCCGACCCTCCGCCGATTCTCGACCATCCGATTCTGGAGCTCCTTCCGGCCGTCGTTGGCTTATTTGGCAAAGAGCAACACCGCGAGAGCTATACCTCCAGCACCGGCCAACGACGAAACGTCACCTTTGTGCTCCGAGCCAGACCCAGGGTCAGAAACAGTCCACCCTCCACCAGGCCACTCCAAAGAAgagctcctcgccctcgtcgACCCCTACGATGGGGAACCCATCGCGCCCCTGAGCGATTATGTCCAGTTGCATGCCGACCCCTACATGCGCGGTTATGCCCAAGCCGACACCCCCAAGATTTCCCTCGCGAAAACCAAAGAACAAGTCGAGTACCCTGCTCCCGACGAGGTTATCCGCCCCCGGAATCAACAAGATGAACAAATCCTCTTCGAGCTGCGCTTCGCCGTCAGATACTACCTTATCAAGCCCGAAATGGGTGACCTAGACACCGTTTACTCCCTGTACCAGCGCCTCCCCGAACCAAAAATCCTGCATCTTGACGCCAACTTTCGACATCAACTATTGAAAGCCCTCGGTCAACCTCCCAAGCTGAATGCCAGATCCATGATGCGCTACTTTACTGTGATTGGCGATGTCAAAAACAGCGGGATTGCCCTGACGAGAAGTGAGTGGAACAGGGTCATTCACTTTGGCAGCAAATACGTCGGCAGAATCACAGAGGTGGAAAACGAACAGGCGTTGAAGAtgtggagggagatggagattgATGCCGGGATCAAGGGGAACGATGTCACGTTCAACATTCTGTTCACTGTCGCCTGCAAAGCGGGCAATTTTGTGCTGGCCGAGATGATTTacaaggagatggagaagagggggcaTGTGTACAATCGGTATCACTACGTCAGCCTGATTTACTACTTTAGTCTCAAGTACGAGACTGGGGGGATGAGGGCGGCGTAccgggagatggtggagcaGGGGGAGATTGTCGACACGGTGGTGCTGAACGCCATGATGTCGGGCTTGCtgagggcgggggaggagacggcggcggataGGATATACGAGAGGATGAAGGCTGCGAATTCCGACttgggggaggtgccggtcaaggggggggtgatgacgGAGAGGGCGATCACGcaggtgttgatgatgatggggaagttggggaggaggttccCCGAGCAAAGGGAGAGGTTTCAGAGCATGGCGTTGACGACGCCGGACCTGCAGACTTATAGGATCTTGGTGAATTACTATGGGAAGCagggggatttggggagggtggcgaggtATGTGGATGAGATGAAGTATTTTCAGATTCCGCTGCACGGGGCGATTTTTTTGGCGCTGTTCAAGGGCTTTGCGAGGCACGGGAGGCTGCACAGGAGTGCGTGGTCGGAGAGGCATTTGGAGGAGATTTTCAAGGCGCTGCTGAGGgctgtgggggagaggggagggaggtga
- the RSM25 gene encoding mitochondrial ribosomal small subunit component (EggNog:ENOG503NVAN; BUSCO:EOG09264X41; COG:J) — protein sequence MARGPSRLLASRVHQTATESLASTVYPKTYNPSPPWVAALANIPPSEIWTRPYPAQHALLPIRLPKSRKTPPKNLYRPTKIEHPEDRLRKQFYSDHPWELARPKLLMEIDGKDARYRDWSKGLRQPGMKLSGESVVQRQLYLMQHAKMTRAQAYDVARKEFYKLRRFEETEARIAQEEARAYGAYFGKTVNQVGMELEDKEYNNWLKWAGEEIEGQEMERQAAYANDIDLPEVEAEEAADV from the exons ATGGCCCGCGgcccctcccgcctcctcgcctcGCGCGTCCACCAGACAGCCACCGAATCCCTAGCCTCGACCGTCTACCCAAAAACCTacaacccttcccccccctggGTCGCCGCCCTagccaacatccccccctctGAAATCTGGACACGGCCCTACCCAGCCCAGCACGCCCTCCTGCCCATCCGCCTCCCCAAATCACGTAAGACCCCCCCGAAAAACCTCTACCGCCCAACCAAGATCGAGCACCCCGAGGACCGCCTTCGCAAGCAATTCTACTCCGACCACCCATGGGAACTCGCCCGGCCCAAGCTCCTCATGGAAATCGACGGCAAGGACGCTCGGTATCGGGATTGGAGCAAAGGACTCCGACAGCCGGGGATGAAGTTGTCTGGAGAGAG TGTCGTCCAACGCCAACTATACCTCATGCAGCACGCCAAAATGACGCGAGCGCAAGCCTACGACGTTGCCCGCAAGGAGTTCTACAAGCTCCGCCGCTTCGAGGAGACAGAGGCCAGGATAGCCCAGGAAGAAGCGAGGGCCTACGGCGCCTACTTTGGCAAGACGGTCAACCAGGTCGGCATGGAGCTCGAGGACAAGGAGTACAACAACTGGCTCAagtgggctggggaggagattgaagggcaggagatggagaggcaGGCGGCCTACGCGAATGATATTGATTTGCCCGAggtggaggctgaggaggctgccgatgTGTAg
- the ALG14 gene encoding UDP-N-acetylglucosamine transferase subunit (COG:S; EggNog:ENOG503P6BR; BUSCO:EOG092643QM), which yields MDPHLSDRGESQAATHKPLDSLADQPGFLQNNRQREGRSPVEQNLEPPASDFFSSSPQSVPPSDLVPSSSHTVPTSDLSSSSSQTILTSDLSSSSTLPSKPLSPRERPSSQVSAAQEKASLVSPVRPQETASPLPPPPKSASPAEEQDEIKMLESIDEMGGEGGLLGAPSEAEFSLFKIKPQIYRHQTLVSSRRRVRGGLFPALARGAVPVASSRGDGILGRVPAYFLFVLGSGGHTTEMFETIKNSFLPSPAQHRRYVITSGDGDSLRRLLRLESLLDRAVLGSSAGGDKARVGTRDMFTIPRARRVHQPFWTAPFTSLVTGVGAVKALSTVPRPRKGEGYKWPNVIVTNGPGTGFVVALVAYILKLLAVVPQDGCKVVYVESWARINSLSLTGKMFYWSGIAEVFGVQHRQLCDKYEGVVYVGEIGAAKGARMG from the exons ATGGACCCGCATCTTTCTGACCGGGGCGAGAGCCAGGCAGCGACTCATAAACCCCTCGACAGCCTCGCAGACCAGCCAGGCTTTCTCCAGAACAACCGGCAACGAGAAGGGCGAAGCCCAGTAGAGCAAAACTTGGAGCCACCGGCTTCAGATTTCTTttcgtcatcaccacaatcAGTGCCGCCTTCAGATCTTGTTCCTTCCTCGTCACACACAGTCCCAACTTCAGATCTCagttcttcctcttcacagACAATCCTGACTTCAGACCTCAGTTCTTCATCAACGCTGCCATCGAAGCCTTTGTCGCCACGAGAACGGCCCTCATCACAAGTTTCGGCAGCTCAAGAAAAAGCCTCATTGGTGTCACCTGTCAGACCGCAAGAAACAGCTTCGCCGttgccacctccaccaaagtCAGCATCTCCAGCGGAAGAACAAGACGAGATCAAAATGCTCGAGTCGATCGATGAgatggggggtgagggtggtttgCTCGGTG CTCCTTCGGAGGCGGAGTTCTCACTATTCAAGATCAAACCCCAAATC TACCGCCACCAAACCCTCGTCTCCTCCCGCCGCCGTGTGCGCGGTGGTCTGTTTCCCGCGCTGGCCCGCGGTGCTGTCCCGGTCGCCTCCTCGCGCGGTGACGGCATCCTCGGGCGTGTGCCCGCCTacttcctcttcgtcttggGGTCGGGCGGGCACACGACCGAGATGTTTGAAACCATCAAGAACTCGTTCTTGCCGTCGCCGGCGCAGCACCGGCGCTATGTGATTACGAGCGGAGATGGGGATTCCTTGCGgcggttgttgaggttggagtCGTTGCTGGACCGGGCTGTTCTCGGTTCTTCGGCCGGTGGTGACAAGGCTCGGGTTGGCACCCGGGATATGTTTACAATTccgagggcaaggagggTTCACCAGCCTTTTTGGACGGCGCCGTTTACGAGTTTGGTTACGGGGGTGGGGGCGGTGAAGGCGTTGAGCACGGTTCCTaggccgaggaagggggaggggtataaGTGGCCGAATGTGATTGTTACCAATGGGCCTGGGACGGGGTTTGTGGTCGCTTTGGTTGCGTACATCCTCAAGCTACTCGCCGTTGTTCCCCAAGACGGCTGCAAAGTGGTTTACGTGGAGAGTTGGGCGCGGATTAACAGCTTGAGCCTGACGGGCAAGATGTTTTACTGGAGCGGCATTGCGGAGGTGTTTGGGGTTCAGCATCGGCAGCTGTGCGACAAGtatgagggggtggtttaTGTCGGGGAGATCGGGGCTGCCAAgggggcgaggatggggtga
- a CDS encoding hypothetical protein (EggNog:ENOG503P1ZG; COG:S), translating to MPPRRLFGPQYLSCFYCGYTTKLRNDGSTTHFRCLSCDADNYRDRNGEPVDPPVARTNTSTPAPRYAVPRPGSPPASPTNSVFCKTCLNNQRLLSASLAQYLPDSDESDDSDNGERESRFDEFRITQERIYPQMCAECEPKVRQRLDQAAYTAKTDTLRRMMDRNSNIRRKIYIQSRMPIKILNGIGRLLWVSGFVLQLVWHSLLSTTNTNQIPYSSWLPLSDTLLKWSIGATVLGMWWNPRLLDMIAGNSRQVTGLFRWYLIQFIAVFSRIYLRVAPGSANAALRKLPFRTNLQIISATAATILFLIAWQSVGLKPLPVIKPTAKQSNQSSLRGRPVAKKTPASSGAKPRASSAKKDTIKSLGDLLDELEHIESSPPEPKRPSTAASTVYDLSPLRRARDEPRAPRMGFTHTLEAQQLTNSLTSIQELDSMNLVSPSFFQDPPQRQVNYSAEMEWEPVPPQQQVSSHRAFSTQGQRKAQPFGAAPVEPKKGPFWYKVPPAPVTPAQRAFNPPNQPRLRPSPVQGQEIQFRGTGTPQKQLTSSRHYEPAPEFAPATFFAQPGPDDPRNELTGMFSGSFSLEHESPKEEKPQSTWLGRLRNRTPASNKKK from the exons ATGCCGCCGCGACGCCTATTTGGACCGCAGTACCTGTCGTGCTTTTACTGTGGCTACACCACCAAACTGCGCAACGATGGCAGTACAACACACTTCCGGTGTCTCTCTTGCGATGCCGACAACTATCGCGATAGG AATGGCGAGCCAGTCGACCCTCCAGTGGCACGAACTAATACTTCGACGCCCGCACCTCGATACGCTGTCCCACGCCCTGGGTCCCCTCCAGCAAGCCCGACCAACTCAGTCTTTTGCAAGACGTGCTTAAACAACCAACGTCTTTTGAGTGCCAGTCTTGCCCAATATCTTCCCGATTCCGACGAGTCCGACGATTCAGACAACGGGGAGCGAGAGAGCCGGTTTGATGAGTTTCGCATTACCCAAGAGCGCATCTATCCCCAGATGTGTGCCGAGTGTGAGCCCAAAGTCCGGCAGCGTCTAGACCAGGCGGCCTACACAGCCAAGACCGATACCCTTCGGCGCATGATGGACCGCAATTCCAACATTCGGCGCAAGATTTACATCCAGTCGAGGATGCCTATAAAGATACTGAACGGCATTGGGAGATTGCTGTGGGTGTCGGGCTTTGTGTTACAACTTGTGTGGCATAGTTTGCTCTCtaccacaaacaccaaccagaTCCCATATTCCTCTTGGTTGCCATTGTCAGACACATTGCTGAAATGGAGCATTGGGGCCACAGttttggggatgtggtggaatCCACGGTTGTTGGATATGATAGCTGGAAACAGCAGGCAGGTTACCGGGCTATTTCGCTGGTACTTGATTCAGTTTATTGCCGTCTTCTCGCGTATATATCTACGTGTTGCTCCAGGCTCTGCAAATGCTGCTTTGCGGAAGTTGCCCTTCCGAACCAATTTGCAAATCATCAGCGCGACTGCTGCCACCATA CTATTTTTGATAGCATGGCAATCGGTCGGCCTCAAGCCTTTGCCTGTAATCAAACCAACCGCGAAACAATCAAACCAGTCCTCATTACGGGGGAGACCAGTTGCGAAGAAGACGCCTGCCTCTTCCGGAGCCAAACCCAGAGCCTCCAGTGCGAAGAAGGACACCATAAAGTCTCTGGGAGATCTgttggatgagctggagCATATTGAGAGCTCCCCTCCAGAACCAAAACGACCAAGCACAGCAGCATCTACTGTCTATGATTTGTCACCGCTCAGACGCGCGAGGGATGAGCCGCGTGCCCCACGAATGGGCTTTACACATACCCTGGAAGCCCAGCAGCTTACCAACTCTCTTACCAGCATTCAAGAGCTTGACTCGATGAATCTTGTCTCACCGTCCTTTTTTCAGGACCCCCCTCAAAGGCAGGTCAATTATTCTGCAGAAATGGAGTGGGAGCCAGTGCCACCGCAACAGCAGGTCTCCTCGCATCGCGCTTTCAGCACTCAGGGCCAACGCAAGGCTCAGCCGTTTGGGGCTGCCCCAGTAGAACCCAAGAAGGGTCCGTTCTGGTACAAAGTCCCGCCGGCTCCAGTAACGCCTGCGCAGAGAGCATTTAACCCTCCGAACCAACCTAGACTGAGACCAAGCCCGGTGCAAGGTCAAGAAATCCAGTTCCGGGGCACTGGGACGCCCCAGAAGCAGTTGACTAGCAGTCGGCACTATGAGCCCGCGCCAGAATTTGCTCCAGCAACCTTCTTTGCGCAGCCAGGTCCGGATGACCCGAGAAACGAACTGACCGGCATGTTTTCGGGCAGTTTCAGTCTCGAGCACGAGAGTCcgaaggaagaaaagccaCAGTCGACATGGCTTGGAAGATTGCGGAACAGAACACCGGCATCAAACAAGAAGAAATAG
- a CDS encoding hypothetical protein (EggNog:ENOG503PTF0), which translates to MENPNDNNDNSHSHYRTTGTRRIPSWLNAIPSEAGGGSDATSRTGPSVASHRHHHHPQGPPPPYSFGQPEKSSFPAATQDQSMSPPKMKIRGHFNPPNQQLYSETSLASSGPQQQQQHQFQTPTASTQPTQPSSQQLLSLSRPESPSPSKPSPVMDPLRQEVTTNFTSHCPVCISSSSSSSTGQCNRCQMIKSYVHQPYHTYHFLSSFLLPISEVFNYEEMLAHLNETIIERVMKGGKAEKVYPLMDDFGVVVEKARRRKEFLGRGRNGRVIGQWGMVRDGTPVKREEEGGGGGGGGGQGSKGGRGRGGGVRRGRIVMCV; encoded by the exons ATGGAAAACccaaacgacaacaacgacaactcGCACTCCCACTACCGCACAACCGGCACACGCCGAATCCCCTCATGGCTCAACGCCATACCCTCCGAAGCAGGCGGGGGAAGCGACGCGACAAGCAGAACAGGCCCCTCCGTCGCATCccatcgccaccatcaccaccctcaaggcccgccaccgccataTTCATTCGGACAGCCAGAGAAGTCATCATTTCCAGCAGCAACTCAAGACCAGTCCATGTCCCCGCCCAAAATGAAGATAAGAGGACATTTCAACCCTCCGAATCAGCAGCTTTACTCTGAGACATCACTTGCCTCTTCCggcccccagcagcagcagcagcatcagttTCAAACCCCAACAGcttccacccaacccacacagccatcatcacaacagttactctcactctcacgaCCCGAGTCACCGTCCCCAAGTAAACCCTCCCCTGTTATGGACCCCCTCCGTCAAGAGGTCACAACCAATTTCACGTCTCACTGCCCGGTGTGCatttcttcgtcgtcgtcttcgtccaCCGGCCAGTGTAACCGCTGCCAAATGATAAAATCATACGTCCACCAACCATATCACACCTACCACTTTCTGAGCTCGTTTCTGTTGCCCATCTCGGAAGTTTTCAACTACGAGGAGATGCTGGCTCATTTGAATGAGACGATTATTGAGCGGGTTatgaagggagggaaggcggagaaggttTATCCCCTGATGGACGactttggggttgtggtggaaaaggcaaggaggaggaaggagtttttgg ggagggggaggaatgGGAGGGTTATTGGGCAGTGGGGGATGGTTAGGGATGGGACACCCGtgaagagg gaggaggagggaggaggaggaggaggaggaggagggcaggggTCtaaaggggggagaggaagagggggtggagtgCGGAGGGGTAGGATTGTGATGTGTGTTTGA
- the SPO22 gene encoding sporulation-specific protein 22 (EggNog:ENOG503NXWF; COG:S), with protein sequence MPPLRSTISSHDRRLPSKPLPPTRGVSATGAGTGVRPRLSPPPFSSPPPRSLVPPPRPTGQTHMLTAEAPAPTQSKTERRITPCVEFANRLLNLLSVPNDIPAAEGLTEEITGHIDKLHLLCQRPQPSSSAQHHQQQHSPEEIDIDGVGVRLWNLCTRLWRDCNDPINPPEAPNTRLRKLALYGKALGFWLVVFARSARNKRKRRSDLVDVIKLGLKITRDLVGTKETKLSGNALQIVADHKTHLQDLGREGWMEEEVSEANCLEVEYFIWRTALAWVEGRLDVAEHMYSSAERLRGFLTRDYTERLADVLYEIGKSLSGKEDYKIAVKWLERANEVVNSVGVEQLTREGVELRLAILQALITALLGTGTEENYGKAKNYVDFVEVEMGNKMVVCLLKLEVMYKTPNAEVFDEEGYADVLRHLIRNFDGKKGMGSGAEFKLVVHHVRRLHDKAPGAGCAVMDDFILVLRTLGGTGGQEFMEKALVTRMWMMTQQRDSMETVRRLGELFGNVARAVSAEAAVAAQALLWKKLELSYTQGEYALAEAWCQLALAPIFEKGGPGNNAKLESMETATRVINDMSATSWKEPMTAYLAFKVAIRTEDRVLAGKCLETISQTPEHVDFLGACIAESQKAGDVICAIAALKKLQDRYEYKEPNPIHLPALFRCTIRLLNMLVDRADAGENGVVEDLCDMFDAVVVALEKQKKENPRRKLFTVDELEWFSRNSYNLALKNTTTWDLRYIVRMLTSCVHITGHFPPDMGGSQLVEMGLKMLFSQFIISSALVSQARAEDNVTKQLEYYTAMREHVLAFDTDLPELLPRLDEHSRDDMLRKHATLLTFDFEAAVVLEAWDDLGGIVQRAVGCKSVTAFQAMADSLLRARAPGQVLYSTMRRLVNEIWALEAFDAVKLAKYTRCLFQATLPVDDGLAMRLLEEACGKARELRESEAGWPEEELEWMAATAFNHGIDCFAAGERERARGWGEGAVKLAGFCRDGGGLEGVLRGKLGRLELG encoded by the exons ATGCCGCCCCTTCGATCGACCATCTCCAGCCACGATAGGAGGCTCCCTTCTAAACCACTCCCGCCGACCAGGGGGGTCTCAGCGACAGGAGCAGGGACTGGTGTCCGCCCGAGGCTGTCACCTCCGCCCTTctcgtcacctcctcctcgatcgCTTGtacctcctccacggccgACAGGACAGACGCACATGCTAACGGCAGAAGCACCCGCTCCTACCCAGTCCAAGACCGAGAGGCGGATTACCCCCTGTGTCGAGTTTGCCAACAGACTGTTGAACCTGCTGTCTGTGCCGAATGATATACCTGCCGCGGAAGGGCTTACTGAGGAGATTACTGGACATATTGACAAGCTTCATTTGCTTTGCCAACGGCCtcagccctcctcctctgcgcagcatcatcagcagcagcactcGCCCGAAGAAATTGAcattgatggtgttggtgtcaGGCTGTGGAATTTATGCACGAGATTATGGCGGGACTGCAACGACCCGATCAACCCGCCTGAGGCCCCCAATACTCGGCTGAGGAAACTTGCGCTCTATGGCAAGGCGCTGGGgttttggctggtggtgtttgcCCGCTCGGCCAggaacaagaggaagaggaggagtgaTCTGGTGGATGTGATCAAACTCGGTTTGAAGATAACAAGGGACTTGGTGGGGACGAAGGAGACGAAGCTGTCGGGGAATGCGCTGCAGATTGTGGCCGATCACAAAACTCATTTGCAAGATTTGGGACGGGAAGGCTggatggaggaagaggttagTGAGGCGAATTGTTTGGAGGTGGAGTACTTCATCTGGAGGACGGCGCTGgcgtgggtggaggggaggttggatgtTGCCGAGCATATGTACAGCAGTGCTGAGCGCCTGAGGGGGTTTCTCACGAGGGATTATACCGAGAGGTTGGCGGATGTGCTGTATGAGATTGGGAAGAGTCTGAGCGGGAAGGAGGACTATAAGATCGCGGTCAagtggttggagagggcgaaTGAGGTGGTGAATAGTGTGGGTGTTGAGCAGCTtacgagggagggggtggagctGAGGTTGGCGATTTTGCAGGCGTTGATTACTGCGTTGCTGGGGACGGGAACGGAGGAGAATTATGGGAAGGCGAAGAATTATGTTGATTTTGTGGAGGTAGAGATGGGGAATAAgatggtggtttgtttgttgaagttggaggtGATGTATAAGACGCCTAATGcggaggtgtttgatgaggaggggtatGCGGATGTGTTGAGGCATTTGATTAGGAACTttgatgggaagaaggggatggggtCGGGGGCGGAGTTCAAGTTGGTTGTGCATCATGTGAGGAGGTTGCATGATAAGGCTCCTGGGGCGGGGTGTGCGGTGATGGATGATTTTattttggtgttgaggacATTGGGGGGAACTGGTGGGCAAGAGTTTATGGAGAAGGCGTTGGTGacgaggatgtggatgatgacgcAGCAGAGGGATTCGAtggagacggtgaggaggttaGGCGAGTTGTTTGGGAATGTTGCGAGGGCTGTGAGCGCTGAGGCGGCGGTTGCTGCGCAGGCG CTGTTGTGGAAGAAGTTGGAGTTGTCGTATACTCAGGGGGAATACGCGCTCGCCGAGGCTTGGTGTCAGTTGGCGTTGGCGCCCATATTTGAGAAGGGCGGTCCTGGAAATAATGCAAAGCTGGAAAG CATGGAGACGGCAACAAGAGTCATCAACGACATGTCGGCTACGAGCTGGAAGGAGCCCATGACCGCATATCTTGCCTTCAAAGTCGCCATACGGACTGAAGACCGAGTATTGGCTGGAAAATGTCTTGAAACTATCAGTCAGACACCTGAACATGTCGACTTTCTGGGGGCTTGTATTGCAGAGTCCCAGAAGGCTGGGGACGTCATCTGTGCTATTGCCGCTCTCAAGAAGCTGCAGGATCGATATGAGTACAAGGAGCCGAATCCGATACATTTGCCGGCGTTGTTCAGGTGTACCATTCGACTATTGAACATGCTCGTTGATAGGGCAGACGCTGGTGAAAacggggttgttgaagaccTTTGCGATATGTTTGATGCTG TCGTTGTCGCCCTCGAAAAGCAGAAGAAAGAGAATCCAAGACGCAAGCTGTTTACGGTTGACGAACTCGAGTGGTTCAGCCGCAACTCTTATAACCTCGCTCTGAAGAACACAACAACGTGGGACCTACGGTACATAGTCAGAATGCTCACCTCTTGCGTCCATATCACCGGCCACTTTCCGCCTGACATGGGAGGGTCTCAGCTTGTTGAGATGGGTTTGAAGATGCTCTTTTCCCAGTTCATCATTTCCTCGGCGTTGGTCTCCCAAGCAAGGGCGGAAGACAATGTCACGAAGCAACTAGAATATTACACCGCCATGCGAGAACATGTTTTGGCATTCGATACCGACCTTCCAGAGCTTTTGCCACGGCTAGACGAACACTCGAGAGATGACATGCTAAGGAAACACGCCACGCTGCTGACATTTGACTTTGAAGCCGCGGTAGTGCTGGAAGCGTGGGATGATTTGGGTGGGATTGTGCAAAGAGCAGTCGGCTGCAAAAGTGTGACGGCTTTTCAGGCTATGGCGGATAGTTTGCTCCGAGCGAGAGCTCCAGGACAAG TTCTGTACTCAACCATGCGAAGACTTGTCAATGAGATTTGGGCGCTCGAGGCGTTTGACGCGGTGAAATTGGCAAAGTATACGAGGTGTTTGTTCCAGGCTACGTTGCCGGTGGATGACGGGTTGGCGATGaggctgctggaggaggcgtgcgggaaggcgagggagttAAGGGAGAGCGAGGCTGGctggccggaggaggagctggagtgGATGGCTGCTACGGCGTTTAATCACGGGATTGATTGTTTCGCtgctggggagagggagagggcgagggggtggggggagggggcggtgaaGCTGGCGGGGTTTTGtagggatgggggtgggttggagggggttttgagggggaagttggggaggttggagttgggcTAG